A section of the Stenotrophomonas acidaminiphila genome encodes:
- a CDS encoding S9 family peptidase yields the protein MSLLLLAAAGGVHAAPTPITIEQAMADPDWIGPPVESAWWSWNGQQVEYTLKRKGSPVRDTFRQAVDGGAAQQVADDQRGTLDAATRVYDRQRQRMAFVRNGDVFVRDLRSGALTQLTRGNERAAGVDFATDGGVIWSVGNTWYHWNAGSGAIAVVAQLKAEKNPADAPKADVLRDQQMRTLETLRRDRAQREALREQGERWRQADPTRAPGPLYLGADVEIVDSALSPDATHLIVVTKPKNFEDGRGGKMPLYVTESGYEETEDTRTRVGRNGFAPHALWLADARTGQVRPLALDALPGIGSDPLAALRKAAGKEPLKGNRSVQVMGDFMGGGIRWSADGRQAAVMLRANDNKDRWIVSIGDDGRLQNRHRLTDPGWINWGFNDFGWMADGRTLWLLSEESGFSHLYTQAGSDRPRALTSGKWETSAPVPSADGKGFYVLCNPQAPHDYEVCGVDVASGQVRELTDLNGVEDFSLSPDGQQLLVRYSGAYLPPQLAVVPAAGGSARVLTDTRSAEFKARQWIQPQLVAVPSKHGAGVVWAKYYGPAQKEPGRKYPVVMFVHGAGYLQNVHQRYPAYFREQMFHNLLVQKGYIVLDMDYRGSEGYGRDWRTAIYRNMGHPELEDYLDGLDWLVETQQGDRDRAGIYGGSYGGFMTFMALYRAPGTFKAGAALRPVGDWHQYNHGYTSNILNTPDIDPEAYRVSSPIEYAEGLQDHLLIAHGMMDDNVFFQDSVNMTQRLIELHKDNWSIAPYPLERHGYTRADSWLDQYKRILKLFEETLK from the coding sequence CTGTCCCTGTTGCTGCTGGCCGCCGCCGGCGGTGTCCACGCCGCGCCCACGCCGATCACCATCGAGCAGGCGATGGCCGACCCGGACTGGATCGGGCCGCCGGTGGAATCGGCCTGGTGGTCGTGGAACGGCCAGCAGGTCGAGTACACGCTCAAGCGCAAGGGCAGCCCGGTACGCGACACCTTCCGCCAGGCGGTCGACGGCGGCGCGGCGCAGCAGGTTGCCGACGACCAGCGCGGCACGCTGGACGCGGCCACCCGCGTGTATGACCGCCAGCGCCAGCGCATGGCCTTCGTGCGCAACGGCGACGTGTTCGTGCGCGACCTGCGCAGCGGCGCGCTGACCCAGCTCACGCGTGGCAACGAGCGCGCCGCGGGCGTGGATTTCGCCACCGACGGCGGCGTGATCTGGAGCGTCGGCAACACCTGGTACCACTGGAACGCGGGCAGCGGCGCCATCGCCGTGGTCGCCCAGCTCAAGGCCGAGAAGAACCCCGCCGATGCGCCCAAGGCCGACGTGCTGCGCGACCAGCAGATGCGCACGCTGGAGACCCTGCGCCGCGACCGCGCCCAGCGCGAAGCGCTGCGCGAGCAGGGCGAGCGCTGGCGCCAGGCCGATCCGACCCGCGCCCCGGGCCCGCTTTACCTGGGCGCGGACGTGGAGATCGTGGACAGCGCGCTGTCGCCCGATGCCACCCACCTGATCGTGGTGACCAAGCCGAAGAACTTCGAGGACGGCCGCGGCGGCAAGATGCCGCTGTACGTCACCGAATCCGGCTACGAGGAGACCGAGGACACCCGCACCCGGGTCGGCCGCAACGGCTTCGCCCCGCACGCGCTGTGGCTGGCCGACGCCCGCACCGGCCAGGTACGGCCGCTGGCGCTGGACGCGCTGCCCGGCATCGGCAGCGACCCGCTGGCCGCGCTGCGCAAGGCCGCCGGCAAGGAGCCGCTCAAGGGCAACCGCAGCGTGCAGGTGATGGGCGACTTCATGGGCGGCGGCATCCGCTGGAGCGCCGACGGCAGGCAGGCGGCGGTGATGCTGCGCGCCAACGACAACAAGGACCGCTGGATCGTCAGCATCGGCGACGACGGCCGCCTGCAGAACCGCCACCGGCTCACCGACCCGGGCTGGATCAACTGGGGCTTCAACGATTTCGGCTGGATGGCCGACGGCCGCACGCTGTGGCTGCTGTCCGAGGAGTCGGGCTTCTCGCACCTGTATACCCAGGCCGGCAGCGACAGGCCGCGCGCGCTCACCAGCGGCAAATGGGAGACCTCGGCGCCGGTGCCCTCGGCCGACGGCAAGGGCTTCTACGTGCTGTGCAACCCGCAGGCACCGCACGACTACGAGGTGTGCGGCGTCGACGTCGCCAGCGGCCAGGTGCGCGAACTGACCGACCTCAACGGCGTGGAGGATTTCTCGCTCTCGCCCGACGGCCAGCAGCTGCTGGTGCGCTACTCCGGCGCCTACCTGCCGCCGCAGCTGGCGGTGGTGCCGGCCGCGGGCGGCAGCGCGCGCGTGCTCACCGACACCCGCAGCGCCGAGTTCAAGGCGCGGCAGTGGATCCAGCCGCAGCTGGTGGCGGTGCCGTCGAAGCACGGCGCCGGCGTGGTCTGGGCCAAGTACTACGGCCCCGCGCAGAAGGAGCCGGGCAGGAAGTACCCGGTGGTGATGTTCGTGCACGGCGCCGGCTACCTGCAGAACGTGCACCAGCGCTACCCCGCCTACTTCCGCGAGCAGATGTTCCACAACCTGCTGGTGCAGAAGGGCTACATCGTGCTGGACATGGACTACCGCGGCAGCGAGGGCTACGGCCGCGACTGGCGCACCGCGATCTACCGCAACATGGGCCACCCCGAGCTGGAGGACTACCTGGACGGCCTGGACTGGCTGGTGGAGACCCAGCAGGGCGACCGCGACCGCGCCGGCATCTACGGCGGCTCCTATGGCGGCTTCATGACCTTCATGGCGCTGTACCGCGCGCCGGGCACGTTCAAGGCCGGCGCCGCGCTGCGCCCGGTCGGCGACTGGCACCAGTACAACCACGGCTACACCAGCAACATCCTCAACACCCCGGACATCGATCCGGAGGCCTACCGCGTGTCCTCGCCGATCGAGTACGCCGAAGGCCTGCAGGACCACCTGCTGATCGCCCACGGCATGATGGACGACAACGTGTTCTTCCAGGACTCGGTCAACATGACCCAGCGCCTGATCGAGCTGCACAAGGACAACTGGTCGATCGCGCCGTACCCGCTGGAACGCCACGGCTACACCCGCGCCGATTCCTGGCTGGACCAGTACAAGCGCATCCTCAAGCTGTTCGAGGAAACGCTGAAGTGA
- a CDS encoding coproporphyrinogen III oxidase — MDDFERVRDYLTGLQDRICQAIESADGRARFVEDRWQRADAGGSAPLLGGGGRTRVLRDGAVFEQAGIGFSDVSGTRLPPSASAHRPELAGASWRACGVSLVFHPLNPYLPTTHANVRYFQAERDGKAVAAWFGGGFDLTPFYPFDEDVRHWHQVAHDLCAPFGAERYHAHKRWCDEYFFLKHRNETRGVGGLFFDDLQGDFERDFAYMRAVGDGFLDAYLPIVARRRDTAYGEREREFQLYRRGRYVEFNLVYDRGTLFGLQSGGRSESILMSLPPRVRWEYGYQPEAGSDEARLAGYLVPRDWL, encoded by the coding sequence ATGGACGATTTCGAACGCGTACGCGACTACCTCACCGGCCTGCAGGACCGCATCTGCCAGGCCATCGAATCCGCCGACGGCCGGGCCCGTTTCGTCGAAGACCGCTGGCAGCGCGCCGACGCCGGCGGCTCCGCGCCGCTGCTGGGCGGCGGCGGCCGCACCCGGGTCCTGCGCGATGGCGCGGTGTTCGAGCAGGCCGGCATCGGCTTCTCCGACGTGTCCGGCACGCGCCTGCCACCGTCGGCCTCGGCGCACCGCCCGGAACTGGCCGGCGCGTCGTGGCGCGCCTGCGGCGTGTCGCTGGTGTTCCATCCGCTCAATCCCTACCTGCCCACCACCCACGCCAACGTGCGCTACTTCCAGGCCGAGCGCGACGGCAAGGCGGTCGCGGCCTGGTTCGGCGGCGGCTTCGACCTGACCCCGTTCTATCCGTTCGACGAGGACGTGCGCCACTGGCACCAGGTGGCGCATGATCTGTGCGCGCCGTTCGGCGCCGAGCGCTACCACGCGCACAAGCGCTGGTGCGACGAGTACTTCTTCCTCAAGCACCGCAACGAGACCCGTGGCGTCGGCGGCCTGTTCTTCGACGACCTGCAGGGCGATTTCGAGCGCGATTTCGCCTATATGCGCGCCGTGGGCGACGGCTTCCTCGATGCCTACCTGCCGATCGTGGCGCGCCGCAGGGACACCGCGTATGGCGAGCGCGAACGCGAGTTCCAGCTGTACCGCCGCGGCCGCTACGTGGAATTCAACCTGGTCTACGACCGCGGCACGCTTTTCGGCCTGCAGAGCGGCGGCCGCAGCGAGAGCATCCTGATGAGCCTGCCACCGCGCGTGCGCTGGGAGTACGGCTACCAGCCCGAAGCCGGCAGCGACGAGGCGCGGCTGGCCGGCTACCTGGTCCCGCGCGACTGGCTGTAA
- a CDS encoding DNA polymerase I yields MSRLVLIDGSSYLYRAFHALPPLSNAAGEPTGALFGVVNMLRATLKEKPDYVAFVVDAPGKTFRDDLYAEYKANRPPMPDDLRAQVQPMCDIVHALGIDILRVPGVEADDVIGTLALAGAADGLEVTISTGDKDFAQLVRPGVILVNTMTGSRTDSDAAVMDKFGVRADQIVDYLALMGDAVDNVPGVDKCGPKTAAKWLAEYNDLDGVMAAAATMKGKIGENLRAALPRLPLNRELVTIRTDVALEQGPRDLRLREQHVDSLRELYGRYGFTQALRELGGVAAPAAADEARVSLRGTAAGFARSAEAAPAVAADPALAGKGEYETVFTDEQLRAWVERLQAAAEFAFDTETDALDAMRARLVGVSLAVEPGTGAYIPVGHDYPGAPAQLPLARVLDALRPLLEDPARRKLGQHGKYDIHVLRRHGVEVRGYADDTMLESFVLNSTATRHDMDSLAHRYLGYTTTKFEDVAGKGARQIPFSQVGIEEAGQYAAEDADITLRLHRVLAPQLAAEPALEKVYREIEMPLVPVLARIEANGVCIDAAELRRQSADLSARMLAAQQKATELAGRSFNLDSPKQLQAVLFDELGLPALVKTPKGQPSTNEEALEAIAEQHELPRVILEYRGLAKLRSTYTDKLPEMVNPDTGRVHTSYHQSGAATGRLSSSDPNLQNIPIRTDDGRRIRRAFVAPPGRRLMACDYSQIELRIMAHLSEDPGLIRAFEQGVDVHRATAAEVFGRALEDVTANERRAAKAINFGLMYGMSAFGLAKNLGIDRGQAQDYVALYFSRYPAVRDFMERMRVQAREQGYVETLFGRRLYLNDIHARNQGLRAGAERAAINAPMQGTAADIIKRAMVSVDGWLAAHRERAQMILQVHDELVFEADADFIDTLRAEVESRMAAAAQLRVPLVVDTGVGDNWDQAH; encoded by the coding sequence ATGAGCAGATTAGTCCTGATCGACGGGTCCAGTTACCTGTACCGCGCGTTCCACGCGTTGCCGCCGCTGTCCAATGCCGCCGGCGAACCCACCGGCGCGCTGTTCGGCGTGGTCAACATGCTGCGGGCCACGCTGAAGGAAAAGCCCGACTACGTGGCCTTCGTGGTCGACGCCCCCGGCAAGACCTTCCGCGACGACCTGTACGCCGAGTACAAGGCCAACCGCCCGCCGATGCCCGACGACCTGCGCGCGCAGGTGCAGCCGATGTGCGACATCGTGCACGCGCTGGGCATCGACATCCTGCGCGTGCCCGGGGTGGAGGCCGACGACGTGATCGGCACCCTGGCCCTGGCCGGTGCCGCCGACGGGCTGGAGGTGACCATCTCCACCGGCGACAAGGACTTCGCCCAGCTGGTGCGCCCGGGGGTGATCCTGGTCAACACCATGACCGGCAGCCGTACCGATTCCGATGCCGCGGTGATGGACAAGTTCGGCGTGCGCGCCGACCAGATCGTCGATTACCTGGCGCTGATGGGCGATGCCGTGGACAACGTGCCCGGCGTGGACAAGTGCGGGCCCAAGACCGCCGCCAAATGGCTGGCCGAGTACAACGACCTGGACGGCGTGATGGCCGCCGCGGCCACCATGAAGGGCAAGATCGGCGAGAACCTGCGCGCCGCGCTGCCGCGGCTGCCGCTCAACCGCGAGCTGGTCACCATCCGTACCGACGTGGCGCTGGAACAGGGCCCGCGCGACCTGCGCCTGCGCGAGCAGCACGTGGACAGCCTGCGCGAGCTGTATGGCCGCTACGGCTTCACCCAGGCGCTGCGCGAGCTGGGCGGCGTCGCCGCGCCGGCCGCCGCCGACGAGGCCAGGGTCAGCCTGCGCGGTACCGCCGCCGGCTTCGCCCGGTCCGCCGAGGCGGCGCCCGCCGTCGCCGCGGACCCGGCGCTGGCCGGCAAGGGCGAGTACGAAACCGTGTTCACCGACGAACAGCTGCGGGCCTGGGTCGAACGCCTGCAGGCCGCCGCCGAATTCGCCTTCGATACCGAAACCGATGCGCTGGATGCCATGCGCGCGCGGCTGGTCGGCGTGAGCCTGGCGGTCGAGCCGGGCACGGGCGCCTACATCCCGGTCGGCCACGACTACCCGGGCGCGCCGGCGCAGCTGCCGCTGGCGCGCGTGCTCGACGCACTGCGGCCGCTGCTCGAGGACCCGGCCAGGCGCAAGCTCGGCCAGCACGGCAAGTACGACATCCACGTGCTGCGCCGCCACGGCGTGGAGGTGCGCGGCTACGCCGACGACACCATGCTGGAGAGCTTCGTGCTCAACTCCACCGCCACCCGCCACGACATGGATTCGCTGGCGCATCGCTACCTGGGCTACACCACCACCAAGTTCGAGGACGTGGCCGGCAAGGGCGCCAGGCAGATCCCGTTCTCGCAGGTCGGCATCGAAGAGGCTGGCCAGTACGCCGCCGAGGATGCCGACATCACCCTGCGCCTGCACCGCGTGCTGGCGCCGCAGCTGGCCGCCGAGCCGGCGCTGGAAAAGGTCTACCGCGAGATCGAGATGCCGCTGGTGCCGGTGCTGGCGCGCATCGAGGCCAACGGCGTGTGCATCGATGCCGCCGAGCTGCGGCGGCAGAGCGCGGACCTGTCGGCGCGCATGCTGGCCGCGCAGCAGAAGGCCACCGAACTGGCCGGGCGCAGCTTCAACCTCGATTCGCCCAAGCAGCTGCAGGCGGTGCTGTTCGACGAGCTGGGCCTGCCGGCGCTGGTGAAGACGCCCAAGGGCCAGCCCAGCACCAACGAGGAGGCGCTGGAAGCCATCGCCGAGCAGCACGAGCTGCCGCGGGTGATCCTGGAGTACCGCGGCCTGGCCAAGCTGCGCAGCACCTACACCGACAAGCTGCCGGAGATGGTCAACCCCGACACCGGCCGCGTGCACACCAGCTACCACCAGTCCGGCGCGGCCACCGGGCGGTTGTCCTCGTCCGATCCCAACCTGCAGAACATCCCGATCCGCACCGACGACGGCCGCCGCATCCGCAGGGCGTTCGTCGCGCCGCCGGGGCGCCGGCTGATGGCCTGCGACTACTCGCAGATCGAGCTGCGCATCATGGCCCACCTGTCCGAAGACCCGGGCCTGATCCGCGCCTTCGAGCAGGGCGTGGACGTGCACCGCGCCACCGCCGCCGAAGTATTCGGGCGCGCGCTGGAGGATGTCACCGCGAACGAGCGCCGCGCCGCCAAGGCGATCAACTTCGGGCTGATGTACGGCATGAGCGCGTTCGGCCTGGCCAAGAACCTGGGCATCGACCGCGGCCAGGCACAGGATTACGTGGCGCTGTACTTCAGCCGTTACCCGGCGGTGCGTGATTTCATGGAGCGCATGCGCGTGCAGGCGCGCGAGCAGGGCTACGTGGAGACCCTGTTCGGCCGCCGCCTGTACCTGAACGACATCCACGCGCGCAACCAGGGCCTGCGCGCCGGCGCCGAGCGCGCGGCGATCAATGCGCCGATGCAGGGTACCGCCGCGGACATCATCAAGCGCGCGATGGTCAGCGTGGATGGCTGGCTCGCCGCGCACCGCGAACGCGCGCAGATGATCCTGCAGGTGCACGACGAACTGGTGTTCGAGGCCGATGCGGACTTCATCGACACGCTGCGCGCGGAGGTGGAATCGCGCATGGCCGCCGCGGCGCAGCTGCGGGTGCCGCTGGTGGTCGATACCGGTGTGGGCGACAACTGGGACCAGGCCCACTAG
- a CDS encoding DNA helicase II: protein MDVSHLLDGLNPAQREAVSAAPGHYLILAGAGSGKTRVLTHRIAWLNEVHGVPTHGIFAVTFTNKAAGEMRHRIDLQLRNGARGMWIGTFHGLAHRLLRLHWADARLPEAFQVMDSDDQLRLVKRVVQALEIDDGKHPPKQIAWWINEQKDEGRRPQHIQPEPHDAWLETMRQAYTEYQARCDRAGLVDFAELLLRAHELLRDNPALLAHYRARFGEILVDEFQDTNAIQYAFVRVLAGDTGHVFVVGDDDQAIYGWRGAKVENVQRFLKDFPGAQTIRLEQNYRSSANILNAANAVIAHNPDRIGKQLWTDSGDGEPIDLYAAYNEMDEARYLVERARQWVRDGGSYGDIAVLYRSNAQSRAFEEALLSEQVPYRVYGGMRFFERAEVKDALAYLRLLTNRNDDAAFERAVNTPARGIGERTLDEVRRIARAQSLSLWEAAMLATQGNDLAARAKNALAGFLNLVQQIGSETAQMTLAERIDHVLVRSALREHWSKESRNTLDSESRSDNLDELVSVASRFVQRDQDEEGAADMSELVAFLSYASLEAGEGQAQAGEDGVQLMTLHSAKGLEFPLVFLAGLEEGLFPGARSLEESGRLEEERRLAYVGITRARHKLVLGYAESRRIHGQDNYSLPSRFLREIPRELLHEVRPRVQVSRPASLGSSRVAGHAALEAPAIRLGASVSHPKFGEGVVTDYEGSGAHARVQVEFAEAGSKWLVMAYANLNVL, encoded by the coding sequence ATGGATGTTTCCCACCTGCTCGACGGGCTGAACCCGGCCCAGCGCGAGGCCGTTTCCGCTGCTCCCGGCCATTACCTGATCCTCGCTGGCGCCGGCTCCGGCAAGACCCGCGTGCTTACCCACCGCATCGCCTGGCTCAATGAAGTGCACGGCGTGCCGACCCACGGCATCTTCGCGGTGACCTTCACCAACAAGGCCGCCGGCGAGATGCGCCACCGCATCGACCTGCAGCTGCGCAACGGCGCGCGCGGCATGTGGATCGGCACCTTCCACGGCCTGGCGCACCGCCTGCTGCGCCTGCACTGGGCCGACGCCAGGCTGCCCGAAGCGTTCCAGGTGATGGATTCGGACGACCAGCTGCGGCTGGTCAAGCGCGTGGTGCAGGCGCTGGAGATCGACGACGGCAAGCACCCGCCCAAGCAGATCGCCTGGTGGATCAACGAGCAGAAGGACGAGGGCCGCCGGCCGCAGCACATCCAGCCCGAGCCGCACGATGCGTGGCTGGAAACCATGCGCCAGGCCTACACCGAATACCAGGCGCGCTGCGACCGCGCCGGCCTGGTCGACTTCGCCGAACTGCTGCTGCGCGCGCACGAACTGCTGCGCGACAACCCGGCGCTGCTGGCGCACTACCGCGCGCGCTTCGGCGAGATCCTGGTCGACGAATTCCAGGACACCAATGCCATCCAGTACGCCTTCGTGCGGGTGCTGGCCGGTGATACGGGCCACGTGTTCGTGGTCGGCGACGACGACCAGGCGATCTACGGCTGGCGCGGCGCCAAGGTCGAGAACGTGCAGCGCTTCCTCAAGGATTTCCCGGGCGCGCAGACCATCCGCCTGGAGCAGAACTACCGCTCCAGCGCCAACATCCTCAATGCCGCCAACGCGGTCATCGCCCACAACCCGGACCGCATCGGCAAGCAGCTGTGGACCGACAGCGGCGACGGCGAGCCGATCGACCTGTACGCCGCCTACAACGAGATGGACGAGGCGCGCTACCTGGTCGAGCGCGCGCGGCAATGGGTGCGTGACGGCGGCAGCTACGGCGACATCGCCGTGCTCTACCGCAGCAACGCGCAGTCGCGCGCCTTCGAAGAAGCGCTGCTGTCCGAGCAGGTGCCGTACCGCGTGTACGGCGGCATGCGCTTCTTCGAGCGCGCCGAGGTCAAGGACGCGCTGGCCTACCTGCGACTGCTGACCAACCGCAACGACGACGCCGCGTTCGAGCGCGCGGTGAACACGCCGGCGCGTGGCATCGGCGAGCGTACCCTGGACGAGGTGCGGCGCATCGCGCGCGCGCAGTCGCTGTCGCTGTGGGAGGCGGCGATGCTCGCCACCCAGGGCAACGACCTCGCGGCGCGCGCGAAGAACGCGCTCGCCGGCTTCCTCAACCTGGTCCAGCAGATCGGCAGCGAAACCGCGCAGATGACCCTGGCCGAGCGCATCGACCACGTGCTGGTGCGTTCGGCGCTGCGCGAACACTGGAGCAAGGAGAGCCGCAACACGCTCGACTCCGAATCGCGCAGCGACAACCTCGACGAACTGGTCTCGGTGGCCTCGCGCTTCGTCCAGCGCGACCAGGACGAGGAGGGCGCCGCCGACATGAGCGAGCTGGTGGCCTTCCTGTCCTACGCCTCGCTGGAGGCCGGCGAAGGCCAGGCCCAGGCCGGCGAGGACGGGGTGCAGCTGATGACCCTGCATTCGGCCAAGGGCCTGGAGTTCCCGCTGGTGTTCCTGGCCGGGCTGGAGGAAGGGCTGTTCCCGGGCGCGCGCTCGCTGGAGGAAAGCGGCCGGCTGGAGGAAGAGCGCCGGCTGGCCTACGTCGGCATCACCCGCGCCCGGCACAAGCTGGTGCTGGGTTACGCCGAGTCGCGCCGCATCCACGGCCAGGACAACTACAGCCTGCCGTCGCGGTTCCTGCGCGAGATCCCGCGCGAGCTGTTGCACGAAGTACGGCCCAGGGTGCAGGTCTCGCGCCCGGCCTCGCTCGGCAGCAGCCGGGTGGCCGGCCATGCCGCGCTGGAGGCGCCGGCGATCCGCCTGGGCGCCAGCGTCAGCCACCCCAAGTTCGGCGAGGGCGTGGTCACCGACTACGAGGGCAGCGGCGCGCATGCGCGGGTGCAGGTGGAGTTCGCCGAGGCCGGCAGCAAGTGGCTGGTGATGGCCTACGCCAACCTGAACGTGCTCTAG
- a CDS encoding pyridine nucleotide-disulfide oxidoreductase, translated as MTVTDPMQTCDIAIIGGGAAGVLTAIGVLRGARGELRVVLLEPQLPLGRGVAYATRRPEHLLNVPAGKMSGFPDRPDDFLDYLVAHDALPGTGRDALAQAFVARHHYAAYLRQRLQEAVDASPARLDVRAARVHALERHADGLLLQLDAGPPLRAAAVALCSGNALRPLPARGAGAVPPGKRIEAWDYDAVQDVAASADVAIVGSGLSMADCVASLAASGHRGQVHVLSRHALLPLPHASGAAADYDPGPLLAMGLRQRMRALRRHAADAARRGIPWQSVMERIRPLGQALWQSLSFDDQRRFLRHVVRYWDVHRHRIAVPVHAQLLELRRQGRLHLHRGRLETAIAEGACVRLGALDPRRQPFQIDAHCVVNATGVEMRAQAMRNPLLQQLLGSGIARPGPHGIGLDSADDGSLLDADGVAEPRIQVVGSLRIGRLWESLAIPELRGQAAQAAARLLPPQA; from the coding sequence ATGACCGTTACCGACCCGATGCAGACCTGCGACATCGCCATCATCGGCGGTGGCGCCGCCGGCGTGCTCACCGCGATCGGCGTGCTGCGTGGCGCGCGCGGCGAGCTGCGCGTGGTGCTTCTCGAACCGCAGCTCCCGCTCGGCCGCGGCGTGGCCTACGCCACCCGTCGTCCCGAACACCTGCTCAACGTGCCGGCCGGCAAGATGAGCGGCTTCCCGGACCGGCCCGACGATTTCCTCGATTACCTGGTCGCGCACGACGCCCTGCCGGGCACTGGCCGCGACGCGCTGGCGCAGGCCTTCGTCGCCCGCCACCACTACGCCGCCTATCTGCGGCAGCGCCTGCAGGAGGCGGTGGATGCCAGCCCGGCGCGGCTGGACGTGCGCGCCGCGCGGGTCCACGCCTTGGAGCGCCACGCCGATGGACTGCTGCTGCAGCTGGACGCGGGCCCGCCGTTGCGGGCCGCCGCGGTGGCGCTGTGCAGCGGCAACGCGCTGCGGCCGCTGCCGGCGCGCGGCGCCGGCGCGGTGCCGCCGGGCAAGCGCATCGAGGCCTGGGACTACGACGCGGTGCAGGATGTCGCCGCCAGCGCCGACGTGGCCATCGTCGGCTCCGGGCTGAGCATGGCCGATTGCGTGGCCTCGCTCGCGGCGTCCGGGCACCGTGGGCAGGTGCACGTGCTCTCGCGCCACGCGCTGCTGCCACTGCCGCACGCCAGCGGCGCGGCCGCCGACTACGACCCCGGACCGCTGCTGGCGATGGGCCTGCGCCAGCGCATGCGCGCGCTGCGCCGGCATGCCGCCGACGCGGCGCGCCGCGGCATCCCCTGGCAGAGCGTGATGGAACGCATCCGCCCGCTGGGGCAGGCGCTGTGGCAGTCGCTGTCCTTCGACGACCAGCGCCGTTTCCTGCGCCACGTGGTGCGCTACTGGGACGTGCACCGGCACCGCATCGCCGTACCGGTGCATGCGCAGCTGCTGGAGCTGCGCCGGCAGGGGCGCCTGCACCTGCACCGCGGGCGCCTGGAAACCGCCATCGCCGAAGGCGCCTGCGTGCGCCTGGGCGCGCTCGACCCGCGGCGGCAGCCGTTCCAGATCGACGCGCACTGCGTGGTCAACGCCACCGGCGTGGAGATGCGCGCGCAGGCCATGCGCAATCCGCTGCTGCAGCAGCTGCTGGGCAGCGGCATCGCGCGCCCGGGGCCGCACGGCATCGGCCTGGACAGCGCGGACGATGGCAGCCTGCTCGACGCCGATGGCGTGGCCGAGCCGCGCATACAGGTGGTCGGCAGCCTGCGTATCGGCCGGTTGTGGGAGAGCCTGGCCATCCCGGAACTGCGCGGCCAGGCCGCGCAGGCGGCCGCGCGGCTGTTGCCGCCGCAGGCATGA
- a CDS encoding 50S ribosomal protein L28, protein MSRVCQVSGKKVQTGNNVSHANNKTRRRFQPNLHERRFWVASENRWVKLRVSAHALRTIDKNGIDSVLAELRARGEKV, encoded by the coding sequence ATGTCCCGAGTTTGCCAAGTTTCCGGCAAGAAGGTGCAGACGGGTAACAACGTCTCGCATGCCAACAACAAGACCCGTCGTCGTTTCCAGCCGAACCTGCACGAGCGTCGTTTCTGGGTCGCCAGCGAGAACCGCTGGGTCAAGCTTCGTGTTTCCGCGCATGCACTGCGCACCATCGACAAGAACGGCATCGATTCCGTTCTGGCTGAGCTGCGTGCGCGCGGCGAAAAGGTCTGA
- a CDS encoding cation transporter yields MSDCCGCGRTLEVGRMQARQRRVLVWVLVINLLTFVMMMAAAWHSGSASLLSGSLDNLGDALTYALSLAVVGAGLAAKARVALLKAAFILGAAIAVAVGIGWKLSHPHLPLFESMGIAALLNLAANLLCLRLLWPYRQGDINLASAWACSLNDVYEGGAVILAALAVWAFGAGWPDLLIAVALLLLFLRSAWKVARTAWRELRGARARAS; encoded by the coding sequence ATGAGCGACTGTTGCGGCTGTGGCCGGACCTTGGAGGTCGGGCGCATGCAGGCACGCCAGCGGCGTGTGCTGGTGTGGGTGCTGGTGATCAACCTGCTGACCTTCGTGATGATGATGGCCGCGGCCTGGCACAGCGGTTCGGCGTCGCTGCTGTCCGGCAGCCTGGACAACCTGGGCGACGCGCTGACCTACGCGTTGAGCCTGGCGGTGGTGGGTGCCGGCCTCGCCGCCAAGGCGAGGGTCGCCCTGCTCAAGGCGGCCTTCATCCTGGGCGCGGCCATCGCGGTGGCCGTGGGCATCGGCTGGAAGCTGAGCCATCCGCACCTGCCGTTGTTCGAGAGCATGGGCATCGCCGCGCTGCTGAACCTGGCCGCCAACCTGCTGTGCCTGCGCCTGTTGTGGCCCTATCGCCAGGGCGACATCAACCTGGCCTCGGCCTGGGCGTGCTCGTTGAATGACGTCTACGAAGGCGGCGCGGTTATCCTGGCCGCGCTGGCGGTGTGGGCGTTCGGTGCCGGCTGGCCGGACCTGCTGATCGCGGTGGCCTTGCTGCTGCTGTTCCTGCGCTCGGCCTGGAAGGTGGCGCGCACGGCCTGGCGTGAGCTGCGTGGCGCGCGGGCGCGCGCGTCCTGA